A part of Anabas testudineus chromosome 9, fAnaTes1.2, whole genome shotgun sequence genomic DNA contains:
- the LOC113150765 gene encoding Golgi-associated plant pathogenesis-related protein 1-like → MADVSFQQEFLKTHNDYRAKHGTPALELNSELTAAAQTWADHLLATGTLEHSDTKDGENVFTSWSSAPLKLTGKEAVDSWYEEIKDYNWNSSGFRGNTGHFTQVVWKDSKELGVGVATDGNRVFVVGQYRPAGNMNMPGYFEKNVLPLV, encoded by the exons ATGGCAG ATGTAAGCTTTCAGCAGGAGTTTTTAAAAACCCACAATGACTACAGAGCTAAGCACGGCACACCAGCACTGGAACTTAACAGTGAGTtgactgctgcagctcagacatGGGCCGACCACCTTCTGGCAACAGGAACCCTGGAGCACAGTGACACAAAGGATGGAGAGAACGTCTTTACTTCGTGGAGCTCAGCTCCTCTTAAACTGACAG GAAAAGAAGCTGTAGATTCTTGGTACGAAGAGATCAAGGATTACAACTGGAACTCTTCTGGGTTCAGGGGCAATACTG gCCATTTTACTCAGGTGGTGTGGAAAGATAGCAAAGAACTGGGGGTGGGTGTGGCCACTGATGGCAATAGGGTCTTTGTGGTTGGCCAGTACCGGCCAGCTGGCAACATGAACATGCCGGGATACTTTGAGAAAAACGTCCTCCCACTAG TGTAA